The following are from one region of the Oryzias latipes chromosome 12, ASM223467v1 genome:
- the LOC105355216 gene encoding leukemia inhibitory factor receptor isoform X2, with amino-acid sequence MLSRAAQLDSKSGGSLSFLIFGLMLIICSMFCPPSQASTESCKKVNPTFVSLQRCRHHPDGVRDLDCFSRHYQPTYNCTWRPGRNAAHNTYTLVVTQKSKKIFQNISNFHQTIRRQKNTNLSVEIFENLHSDHCTTAVFHGSPKSLLRCEPPVNVSLSRSDGELRVTVTWKQEDAKLINKFAVRYKVLDSPNWDESIVESLDANTCRVRNLNTSLVYAVQARCVTNERCSQCPWSSVYIVPRELTTQHAVVSIKDTDIPEETGQRLISAAFKLHDCHRLTIGKVSGEPPRQQVDTCLSDFRLILSYSAYQINISTYNNASVSTPVSHIIPERETMHDDRRLNVTVHNSTAFSIRWKPDVLKMFICYSVEWKGSGQAARYRSFYEDINYYKTLSPLPEPLEPYKRYSIVLHTRPDKDTCNMKKVNNSESTYGRTYVYFLEGSPVGAPANISSHSVTLNSALVRWSPIPEEQVRGFLRGYILHFAHSNQRGVRTETNITVGPTFNSCKLQELKVDTMYQVQVSGFTSAGAGVRSATIFFKTDHEGHFHFRNVITVLAVVITVAIVGTPILKRAKSVFWPNIPNPGNSSAVQKIEGSCQLELLGILATLKVEEWDTESLQILENDSLVPACTFATVLPPLGAFELEGDPPEMTSKWSQKDLQDGDLSPVLEADTFLEKRQTDCLGPPVAFSSDYTTMEMFQQMIPETPAHEGMKNKSGDITVVRTKLDYVRQFSTGSTSDSQQMFTIF; translated from the exons ATGTTGAGCCGAGCCGCTCAGCTGGATTCAAAGAGTGGAGGTTCTCTGAGTTTCCTCATTTTTG GTTTGATGCTGATCATTTGCTCCATGTTCTGCCCTCCTTCCCAGGCTTCCACAG AGAGCTGCAAAAAGGTCAACCCAACGTTTGTCAGTCTCCAGCGCTGTAGGCATCACCCAG ACGGAGTCCGGGACTTGGACTGCTTTAGTCGCCATTACCAACCAACGTACAACTGTACGTGGAGGCCGGGACGCAACGCAGCTCACAACACGTACACGCTCGTTGTCACCCAAAA AAGCAAAAAGATCTTTCAGAATATTTCTAATTTTCATCAAACAATccgcagacaaaaaaacacaaatttgagTGTGGAGATCTTTGAGAACCTGCACTctgaccactgcaccacagccgttTTCCACGGTTCTCCAAAGAGTCTGT tgcGTTGTGAGCCTCCGGTAAATGTGAGCTTGAGCCGCAGCGATGGAGAGCTACGTGTGACCGTAACCTGGAAGCAGGAGGACGCAAAGCTAATCAACAAGTTTGCTGTCAGATATAAAGTCCTGGACAGTCCAAACTGGGATGAG TCGATTGTGGAGTCCCTCGATGCAAACACGTGCAGAGTGAGGAACCTGAACACCTCGCTGGTTTATGCTGTGCAGGCCCGATGTGTCACTAATGAGAGGTGCTCTCAGTGTCCGTGGAGCAGCGTTTACATCGTCCCAAGGG AGCTCACAACTCAGCACGCTGTCGTCAGCATCAAAGACACGGACATTCCTGAGGAAACAGGCCAAAGGCTGATCTCTGCAGCCTTCAAg CTACATGATTGCCACCGCCTGACCATCGGGAAAGTGTCGGGAGAGCCCCCACGCCAGCAGGTGGACACCTGTCTGTCGGATTTCCGGTTAATCCTCTCATATTCAGCCTATCAGATCAACATCAGCACGTACAACAATGCAAGCGTCTCTACACCCGTGAGCCACATCATTCCAGAGCGGGAGACAATGCACG ACGACAGGAGGCTGAATGTGACGGTCCACAACAGCACAGCTTTTTCCATCCGCTGGAAGCCAGATGTCCTCAAAATGTTCATCTGCTATTCAGTGGAGTGGAAGGGAAGTGGGCAAGCAGCGCGCTACAGGTCCTTTTATGAGGACATCAACTACTATAAGACCTTATCTCCTTTACCAG AGCCTCTGGAGCCTTACAAAAGATACAGCATCGTTCTGCACACCAGACCCGATAAGGACACCTGCAACATGAAAAAGGTCAACAACAGTGAGAGCACCTATGGGAGGACGTACGTTTATTTCCTGGAAGGCT CTCCTGTGGGGGCTCCTGCAAACATCAGCAGCCACAGCGTGACGCTGAATTCAGCGTTGGTGCGGTGGTCGCCCATCCCAGAGGAGCAGGTCAGAGGATTTCTGCGTGGTTACATCCTTCACTTCGCCCACAGCAACCAGAGAGGAGTGAGGACAGAGACCA ACATAACAGTGGGTCCTACCTTTAACAGCTGCAAACTGCAGGAGCTCAAAGTCGACACCATGTACCAGGTCCAGGTGTCCGGTTTCACCTCTGCTGGTGCAGGAGTCAGAAGTGCAACAATCTTTTTTAAGACAGATCATGAAG GACATTTCCATTTCAGAAATGTCATCACAGTTCTTGCAGTTGTGATCACTGTTGCGATTGTTGGAACCCCGATACTAAAAAG AGCCAAATCTGTGTTTTGGCCAAACATACCAAACCCTGGAAACAGCAGTGCTGTGCAGAAAATAGAGGGTTCCTGTCAGCTG GAACTTCTGGGAATACTTGCCACTCTGAAGGTAGAAGAATGGGACACGGAGAGTCTCCAGATTCTTGAAAATGACTCTTTGGTCCCTGCTTGCACATTCGCCACGGTGTTGCCACCCCTCGGTGCCTTCGAGCTGGAGGGAGACCCACCAGAGATGACTTCCAAGTGGAGCCAGAAGGACCTACAAGATGGAGACCTCTCACCTGTTCTAGAGGCGGATACATTTCTGGAGAAGCGACAGACAGACTGCTTGGGACCTCCGGTGGCTTTTTCAAGTGACTACACCACCATGGAAATGTTCCAGCAAATGATACCAGAGACTCCGGCACATGAGGGGATGAAAAACAAGTCAGGGGATATTACAGTGGTCCGAACAAAACTAGACTATGTACGGCAGTTTAGCACCGGTTCGACGTCAGACTCTCAACAGATGTTCACCATTTTTTGA
- the LOC105355216 gene encoding uncharacterized protein LOC105355216 isoform X1 — MLSRAAQLDSKSGGSLSFLIFGLMLIICSMFCPPSQASTESCKKVNPTFVSLQRCRHHPDGVRDLDCFSRHYQPTYNCTWRPGRNAAHNTYTLVVTQKSKKIFQNISNFHQTIRRQKNTNLSVEIFENLHSDHCTTAVFHGSPKSLCKSLHCLFYHFFIALTRTSLFILVRCEPPVNVSLSRSDGELRVTVTWKQEDAKLINKFAVRYKVLDSPNWDESIVESLDANTCRVRNLNTSLVYAVQARCVTNERCSQCPWSSVYIVPRELTTQHAVVSIKDTDIPEETGQRLISAAFKLHDCHRLTIGKVSGEPPRQQVDTCLSDFRLILSYSAYQINISTYNNASVSTPVSHIIPERETMHDDRRLNVTVHNSTAFSIRWKPDVLKMFICYSVEWKGSGQAARYRSFYEDINYYKTLSPLPEPLEPYKRYSIVLHTRPDKDTCNMKKVNNSESTYGRTYVYFLEGSPVGAPANISSHSVTLNSALVRWSPIPEEQVRGFLRGYILHFAHSNQRGVRTETNITVGPTFNSCKLQELKVDTMYQVQVSGFTSAGAGVRSATIFFKTDHEGHFHFRNVITVLAVVITVAIVGTPILKRAKSVFWPNIPNPGNSSAVQKIEGSCQLELLGILATLKVEEWDTESLQILENDSLVPACTFATVLPPLGAFELEGDPPEMTSKWSQKDLQDGDLSPVLEADTFLEKRQTDCLGPPVAFSSDYTTMEMFQQMIPETPAHEGMKNKSGDITVVRTKLDYVRQFSTGSTSDSQQMFTIF, encoded by the exons ATGTTGAGCCGAGCCGCTCAGCTGGATTCAAAGAGTGGAGGTTCTCTGAGTTTCCTCATTTTTG GTTTGATGCTGATCATTTGCTCCATGTTCTGCCCTCCTTCCCAGGCTTCCACAG AGAGCTGCAAAAAGGTCAACCCAACGTTTGTCAGTCTCCAGCGCTGTAGGCATCACCCAG ACGGAGTCCGGGACTTGGACTGCTTTAGTCGCCATTACCAACCAACGTACAACTGTACGTGGAGGCCGGGACGCAACGCAGCTCACAACACGTACACGCTCGTTGTCACCCAAAA AAGCAAAAAGATCTTTCAGAATATTTCTAATTTTCATCAAACAATccgcagacaaaaaaacacaaatttgagTGTGGAGATCTTTGAGAACCTGCACTctgaccactgcaccacagccgttTTCCACGGTTCTCCAAAGAGTCTGTGTAAGTCCTTACACtgtcttttttatcatttttttatagcTTTAACAAGaacttctttgtttattttagtgcGTTGTGAGCCTCCGGTAAATGTGAGCTTGAGCCGCAGCGATGGAGAGCTACGTGTGACCGTAACCTGGAAGCAGGAGGACGCAAAGCTAATCAACAAGTTTGCTGTCAGATATAAAGTCCTGGACAGTCCAAACTGGGATGAG TCGATTGTGGAGTCCCTCGATGCAAACACGTGCAGAGTGAGGAACCTGAACACCTCGCTGGTTTATGCTGTGCAGGCCCGATGTGTCACTAATGAGAGGTGCTCTCAGTGTCCGTGGAGCAGCGTTTACATCGTCCCAAGGG AGCTCACAACTCAGCACGCTGTCGTCAGCATCAAAGACACGGACATTCCTGAGGAAACAGGCCAAAGGCTGATCTCTGCAGCCTTCAAg CTACATGATTGCCACCGCCTGACCATCGGGAAAGTGTCGGGAGAGCCCCCACGCCAGCAGGTGGACACCTGTCTGTCGGATTTCCGGTTAATCCTCTCATATTCAGCCTATCAGATCAACATCAGCACGTACAACAATGCAAGCGTCTCTACACCCGTGAGCCACATCATTCCAGAGCGGGAGACAATGCACG ACGACAGGAGGCTGAATGTGACGGTCCACAACAGCACAGCTTTTTCCATCCGCTGGAAGCCAGATGTCCTCAAAATGTTCATCTGCTATTCAGTGGAGTGGAAGGGAAGTGGGCAAGCAGCGCGCTACAGGTCCTTTTATGAGGACATCAACTACTATAAGACCTTATCTCCTTTACCAG AGCCTCTGGAGCCTTACAAAAGATACAGCATCGTTCTGCACACCAGACCCGATAAGGACACCTGCAACATGAAAAAGGTCAACAACAGTGAGAGCACCTATGGGAGGACGTACGTTTATTTCCTGGAAGGCT CTCCTGTGGGGGCTCCTGCAAACATCAGCAGCCACAGCGTGACGCTGAATTCAGCGTTGGTGCGGTGGTCGCCCATCCCAGAGGAGCAGGTCAGAGGATTTCTGCGTGGTTACATCCTTCACTTCGCCCACAGCAACCAGAGAGGAGTGAGGACAGAGACCA ACATAACAGTGGGTCCTACCTTTAACAGCTGCAAACTGCAGGAGCTCAAAGTCGACACCATGTACCAGGTCCAGGTGTCCGGTTTCACCTCTGCTGGTGCAGGAGTCAGAAGTGCAACAATCTTTTTTAAGACAGATCATGAAG GACATTTCCATTTCAGAAATGTCATCACAGTTCTTGCAGTTGTGATCACTGTTGCGATTGTTGGAACCCCGATACTAAAAAG AGCCAAATCTGTGTTTTGGCCAAACATACCAAACCCTGGAAACAGCAGTGCTGTGCAGAAAATAGAGGGTTCCTGTCAGCTG GAACTTCTGGGAATACTTGCCACTCTGAAGGTAGAAGAATGGGACACGGAGAGTCTCCAGATTCTTGAAAATGACTCTTTGGTCCCTGCTTGCACATTCGCCACGGTGTTGCCACCCCTCGGTGCCTTCGAGCTGGAGGGAGACCCACCAGAGATGACTTCCAAGTGGAGCCAGAAGGACCTACAAGATGGAGACCTCTCACCTGTTCTAGAGGCGGATACATTTCTGGAGAAGCGACAGACAGACTGCTTGGGACCTCCGGTGGCTTTTTCAAGTGACTACACCACCATGGAAATGTTCCAGCAAATGATACCAGAGACTCCGGCACATGAGGGGATGAAAAACAAGTCAGGGGATATTACAGTGGTCCGAACAAAACTAGACTATGTACGGCAGTTTAGCACCGGTTCGACGTCAGACTCTCAACAGATGTTCACCATTTTTTGA